CAGTTGGAGACGCAGATTCCCTTGGCGAAAGGAGGCGGTGAGGGCGCCTGCGATCGAAGAGATCACCGCAGTGAGCGCGACCTCGCCGGCCGGCGACATTCTGAGAGGAAGGCCACGTTGAATCAGGTCTGCGAAGGTCCAGGCCGGCGAGAGTGCATATAGAAGTCCACCAGTGATACCGAGTCCAATCATCGAAGCGCCGAACGACCAACCCGGCTTTGTTCGCAGAACGCTCTTCATGGAAACGAAAACGAGTGCCAGCACGAGCACAGCAAGGAAGGCTAGGAGAGTAACGAGGCCTGTTACGCTTGGTCTGGAGATCAAGCTTGGCCATGTTGCGTCGTAGTCGAACCTGCCATGGTCGGCAGCCAAGATACCAATCGCCAATCCCAAGGGTAGAGCTAGAAGTCGCATCTCCCCATCCCCAAGCCGCGCCAGCGATCCGAGCAGGCATGTGTCATTAATGAGTGCGCCGAGGCCGAAGGCTATAGCGCCGATG
The Shinella zoogloeoides DNA segment above includes these coding regions:
- a CDS encoding YeeE/YedE thiosulfate transporter family protein, which encodes MFVGFLAASAAAGLVAVPIVWTGTLGATLAPSTSINFFLLIGAIAFGLGALINDTCLLGSLARLGDGEMRLLALPLGLAIGILAADHGRFDYDATWPSLISRPSVTGLVTLLAFLAVLVLALVFVSMKSVLRTKPGWSFGASMIGLGITGGLLYALSPAWTFADLIQRGLPLRMSPAGEVALTAVISSIAGALTASFRQGNLRLQLPTANGILRSVVGGTLMGIGIALIPGGNDGLILAAVPTLSPGGIVAYVLMTMTIVFGFAARGKLFQRRL